Proteins from a single region of Butyricimonas faecalis:
- a CDS encoding DUF4134 domain-containing protein: MKKFFSKIAQRAFALAISIMVVTNTFAQGAAGIDAASSELATYMDPLGNMMMILGGLVGLVGAVRVYLKWNSGDQDVQKAVMGWMGSCIFLVVSGVVVKAFFGI, from the coding sequence AGCATTCGCTTTAGCCATTAGCATAATGGTAGTAACTAACACTTTTGCACAAGGTGCTGCGGGAATTGATGCAGCTAGTTCTGAACTTGCAACCTACATGGACCCCCTAGGAAACATGATGATGATACTAGGAGGTCTAGTAGGATTAGTTGGAGCAGTGCGAGTTTATTTAAAATGGAACTCTGGTGACCAAGATGTACAAAAGGCTGTTATGGGCTGGATGGGGTCATGTATCTTTCTGGTTGTATCAGGTGTTGTCGTAAAAGCATTCTTCGGAATCTAA
- a CDS encoding TraG/VirB4 family ATPase, translated as MKKKSEFEAPYIGIETIDNTPIFYNRRGDYSVIIKCENPIIQYSADMDAYYDFHHLFTNILKVLGTGYTIQKQDILCKKSFLPPQNRKNDYLSNRYFEHFKGRIYTDISTYLVITGEVERSKFFSFDPRRFDTFIRNITKVLGLFANRGIRAKLLNENEIEIYIKRFLSINFNQQTVSLKNIKAREENLIIGEKNVQCISLVDIDEVNFPSVIKPYKEVNIGLRFPVDLLSFLHDTPSIDTIIYNQVINIPDQRNEANKLEGKKKKHKGMPDPANDLCVEDIERVQSDIAREGQMLVYAHYNIILAGLDDISKAINYVETSLFDCGIIINKQCFNQLELFECALPGNAINLNSYDKFLTTSDAAICLLFKEKLQVTENSPFLTYFTDRQGLPVGIDMSGKEGEKKYTNNSNFFVLGPSGSGKSFYVNSKVRQWVLDNTDIVLVDTGHSYSGMCEYYHGKYITYSESKPISMNPFRITEEEYNVEKKNFLKSLIFLIWKGANGEVKKQEEEIMDITIEKYYSFYFHPFNGYSDAEKEAIRENLLLEFQVNEEEFENEREKEERKILSEKIEKLQQLVEKGEGGEKTNAEKAIQNILIEKGFTRQELDNPETRLLSIIERRIQKKEDILKEIKVESLSFNSFYEFSLRIIPIICKENKIDFDITNYKFLLKKFYKGGQLEKTLNEDFDTSLFEEPFIVFEIDAIKDDPELFPIVTLIIMDVFIQKMRLKKNRKALIIEEAWKAIASPMMAGYILYLYKTVRKFWGMAMVVTQELEDIISNPVVKNSIISNSDIICLLDQSKFIDKYQEIANLLSLTEVNQKQIFTINQLPNKENRNRFNEVFIKRGNYGNVFGVEVSLHEYFTFTTERIEKDAVGYYHIIYGSFQTGLDNFIIDLKSSKLKNMDWVLQVNKVLGYHSDDGSLKDILNIIGEQPLYKYILDKYKWITNS; from the coding sequence ATGAAAAAGAAAAGTGAATTTGAAGCTCCTTATATTGGTATTGAAACAATAGACAATACTCCTATATTCTATAACCGAAGGGGCGACTATTCTGTTATCATTAAATGTGAAAATCCTATAATACAGTATTCAGCAGATATGGATGCTTACTATGATTTTCACCACTTATTTACTAATATCCTCAAAGTATTAGGAACTGGATATACAATACAAAAACAGGATATTCTATGTAAAAAATCATTTTTACCACCCCAGAATAGGAAGAACGACTATTTATCAAATCGTTATTTTGAACATTTTAAAGGACGAATATATACTGATATTTCTACTTATCTTGTTATTACAGGAGAAGTAGAAAGGTCTAAATTCTTTTCTTTTGACCCTCGAAGGTTTGATACTTTTATTAGAAACATCACAAAAGTATTAGGACTATTCGCTAACAGAGGAATAAGAGCTAAACTATTAAATGAAAATGAAATAGAAATATATATAAAAAGATTTCTATCTATCAATTTCAATCAGCAAACAGTAAGCCTAAAAAATATCAAAGCAAGAGAAGAAAATCTTATAATTGGAGAAAAAAACGTACAGTGCATTTCTCTTGTAGATATTGACGAAGTTAATTTTCCTTCTGTTATAAAACCATATAAAGAGGTCAATATTGGGCTAAGGTTTCCTGTTGACTTACTCTCTTTTTTGCATGATACACCAAGTATAGACACAATTATCTATAATCAAGTAATAAATATTCCAGACCAACGAAACGAAGCAAACAAATTAGAAGGCAAAAAGAAAAAACATAAAGGAATGCCTGACCCTGCAAATGATTTATGTGTAGAAGACATAGAACGAGTGCAGTCGGATATTGCCAGAGAAGGGCAAATGCTTGTATATGCACATTATAATATCATTCTTGCTGGTCTTGATGATATTAGTAAGGCTATCAACTATGTTGAAACATCTCTTTTTGATTGTGGCATTATTATTAATAAACAATGCTTCAACCAATTAGAATTATTCGAATGTGCACTGCCAGGAAACGCAATCAACCTAAACAGTTATGACAAATTTCTAACAACTTCCGATGCTGCAATTTGTCTTTTATTTAAGGAAAAATTACAAGTAACAGAAAACAGCCCTTTTCTTACCTATTTTACTGACAGACAAGGATTGCCTGTTGGAATAGATATGTCCGGAAAAGAAGGTGAGAAAAAATATACAAATAACTCCAACTTCTTTGTTTTAGGTCCAAGTGGTTCTGGTAAGTCTTTCTATGTCAACTCCAAAGTAAGACAATGGGTTTTAGATAACACTGATATTGTATTGGTAGATACAGGGCATAGTTATTCAGGAATGTGCGAATACTATCATGGCAAATACATTACTTATTCTGAAAGCAAGCCTATATCTATGAATCCTTTCCGAATTACTGAAGAAGAGTATAATGTAGAAAAGAAAAACTTTCTTAAATCATTAATTTTCCTGATATGGAAAGGTGCAAATGGTGAGGTCAAAAAGCAAGAAGAAGAAATTATGGATATTACCATAGAAAAATACTATTCTTTCTACTTTCATCCCTTTAATGGTTATTCAGATGCGGAAAAAGAAGCCATACGTGAAAATTTACTACTCGAATTTCAAGTCAATGAAGAAGAATTTGAAAACGAAAGGGAAAAAGAAGAACGCAAGATACTTTCCGAAAAAATAGAGAAATTACAGCAACTAGTAGAAAAAGGAGAAGGCGGAGAAAAAACCAACGCAGAAAAAGCGATACAAAACATTCTTATCGAAAAAGGCTTTACACGCCAAGAGCTTGATAATCCTGAAACTAGATTACTTTCTATAATAGAAAGACGAATCCAGAAGAAGGAAGATATATTGAAAGAAATAAAAGTTGAAAGCTTATCTTTTAACTCTTTCTACGAATTTTCCCTACGCATTATACCTATTATTTGCAAAGAGAACAAAATTGATTTTGATATTACTAACTATAAGTTTCTATTAAAAAAATTCTATAAAGGAGGACAGTTAGAAAAAACTCTTAATGAGGATTTTGACACTTCCCTTTTTGAAGAACCCTTTATAGTTTTTGAAATTGATGCAATTAAAGATGACCCTGAATTATTTCCAATAGTAACCTTAATTATTATGGACGTTTTTATTCAAAAAATGAGATTAAAAAAGAACAGAAAGGCATTAATAATTGAAGAAGCATGGAAAGCCATAGCTAGCCCTATGATGGCTGGCTATATACTCTATTTGTATAAAACAGTTCGTAAATTTTGGGGTATGGCAATGGTTGTTACTCAAGAACTGGAGGACATAATTAGTAATCCTGTAGTCAAAAACTCTATAATCAGCAACTCCGATATTATATGCCTATTAGACCAAAGTAAATTTATAGACAAATATCAAGAAATAGCAAATCTTTTATCCTTAACGGAAGTAAATCAAAAGCAAATATTTACCATAAATCAACTTCCCAATAAAGAAAACCGTAATCGGTTTAATGAAGTATTTATAAAAAGAGGAAATTATGGAAATGTATTTGGAGTAGAGGTTTCTCTACACGAATATTTCACATTTACTACAGAACGAATTGAAAAAGATGCTGTTGGATATTATCATATCATTTATGGTAGTTTCCAAACAGGATTGGATAATTTTATAATAGACCTAAAATCTTCCAAATTAAAAAATATGGATTGGGTTTTACAAGTCAATAAGGTACTAGGGTATCACTCCGATGATGGAAGCCTAAAAGATATACTTAACATCATAGGGGAACAACCATTATATAAGTATATCCTAGATAAATACAAATGGATTACAAACAGTTAA
- a CDS encoding plasmid transfer protein, with the protein MNELIDKFLLELFEGINDKLTVLMGEFITDSQALAAAFMLMYFGLESFKMMSGDKKLEIIPLLRPFAFGLILMLWNPFIETISYPGEVLTATSKSMFENQIDEVEMLSRNRYALIDSVSMELLATSVEVERAENETNKDKWSIMGIDFSAVGDKIAGLYVYVVAKFKMLLFNFAEFLIVTFWQVCIYFVFFLQILFRAILIILGPLSFAFSILPAFRDAYIQWIARFISVSLYSCIGYIVLSVSLVAMQYGLEREIEILEYTLRNEAAFVMYVGMTSGGVNSFLLTALLGAFAMLTIPFVSTWIVSTTGVGQAIGGMVGGAAIATKTVAAPATGGASAAM; encoded by the coding sequence ATGAATGAGTTAATAGACAAATTTTTATTAGAATTATTCGAAGGAATAAATGATAAGCTGACTGTTTTAATGGGAGAATTTATAACAGATTCACAAGCATTAGCCGCAGCTTTTATGTTAATGTATTTTGGTCTTGAATCATTTAAGATGATGAGTGGAGATAAAAAACTTGAAATTATTCCGCTACTCAGACCTTTTGCCTTCGGCTTAATTTTAATGTTGTGGAATCCTTTTATAGAAACTATTAGTTATCCGGGAGAAGTTCTTACAGCAACTAGTAAATCTATGTTTGAAAATCAAATTGATGAAGTTGAAATGCTTTCACGAAATAGATATGCTCTTATAGACAGCGTTTCTATGGAATTATTAGCAACATCAGTCGAAGTAGAAAGAGCAGAAAACGAAACGAATAAAGATAAATGGTCTATAATGGGAATAGATTTTTCAGCCGTTGGAGATAAGATAGCTGGACTATATGTTTATGTAGTAGCAAAATTCAAAATGCTATTATTTAATTTCGCAGAATTCTTAATAGTCACATTTTGGCAAGTCTGTATTTATTTTGTGTTTTTCTTACAGATTCTATTTCGAGCTATTCTAATAATACTTGGACCACTTTCTTTTGCTTTTTCAATTTTACCAGCTTTTAGAGATGCTTATATACAATGGATAGCACGTTTTATTAGCGTTAGTTTATACTCCTGTATTGGATATATTGTTTTATCAGTTTCATTAGTTGCTATGCAATATGGATTAGAACGAGAAATTGAAATTTTAGAATATACACTTAGAAATGAAGCTGCATTTGTTATGTATGTCGGAATGACCTCTGGAGGTGTCAACAGCTTCCTTCTTACAGCATTACTTGGAGCATTTGCTATGCTTACAATACCTTTTGTTTCTACATGGATTGTAAGTACAACTGGAGTAGGACAAGCTATAGGGGGGATGGTTGGAGGAGCAGCCATTGCAACCAAAACTGTAGCAGCTCCAGCCACAGGTGGAGCCAGCGCAGCTATGTAA
- the traK gene encoding conjugative transposon protein TraK: MIIKNLENKIKLAGILSIGCFATSIVISGMALAFCFSLVKAERKKIYVLDNDVPVLVKQTGTEVNLEVECKSHINLFHTLFFTLPPDDEFIKYNMEKAMYLIDDSGLKQYNNLKEKGYFNTILASSATVTIMTDSIKIDMNNLSFEYYGIQRIERETSILKRQLVTTGKLRQIPRTENNPHGLIITDWKTILNKDLDYKVKKNF; the protein is encoded by the coding sequence ATGATTATTAAAAACTTAGAAAATAAAATCAAACTAGCCGGAATTTTATCCATTGGCTGTTTTGCAACAAGTATAGTTATTTCAGGCATGGCACTAGCCTTTTGTTTCTCTTTAGTAAAAGCTGAAAGAAAAAAAATATATGTTTTAGATAATGATGTCCCTGTACTAGTGAAGCAAACTGGTACAGAAGTCAACCTAGAAGTAGAATGTAAAAGCCACATAAATCTATTCCACACTTTATTTTTCACACTACCCCCAGACGATGAATTCATAAAATACAACATGGAAAAAGCCATGTATCTAATTGATGATAGCGGATTAAAACAATATAATAATCTAAAAGAAAAAGGATATTTCAACACTATATTAGCGAGTTCTGCAACAGTAACAATTATGACAGATAGTATCAAGATAGACATGAATAACCTATCTTTTGAATACTATGGCATCCAACGTATAGAGCGAGAAACTTCTATTCTTAAAAGGCAACTTGTAACTACAGGGAAATTAAGACAAATTCCACGCACTGAAAATAATCCTCATGGACTTATTATCACAGATTGGAAAACGATACTCAACAAAGACCTTGATTATAAAGTAAAAAAGAATTTTTAA
- a CDS encoding helix-turn-helix domain-containing protein, which translates to MKATRKCSFCGKSFVTRSGMQRYCSEACQAEARRARMTQKNNLFKAVRPIMEIQHQEYLTFSKAAILMGCSRQYIYKLVAMGKLKASRISNRMAFIRRADIERMLEGNPYHRILPGSTSTPKKSASSSFPGKKEKREKGGDEILDFYSGEEVMSLYKVKQSWLYTTAKRNRIPICRIAGKNYYSKKHVDEFFCAAVDMESITDWLLTGEAEELFGMKPAALRAYAYRHRIPTIREYGRTYYSKSHLDELRRTDLVNDERYYTVEQVRQIYGLSSANICHIVKVKHIEKIKVGVKNLLLRSDVERVMAERNK; encoded by the coding sequence ATGAAAGCAACCCGAAAATGCAGTTTTTGCGGCAAGTCCTTTGTAACCCGCAGCGGAATGCAAAGGTATTGCAGCGAGGCTTGTCAGGCAGAAGCCCGGCGAGCCAGAATGACACAGAAGAATAACCTCTTCAAGGCCGTCCGGCCAATCATGGAGATACAGCATCAGGAGTATCTCACCTTTTCCAAGGCAGCCATACTCATGGGCTGTTCCCGACAGTACATCTATAAACTTGTAGCCATGGGCAAGCTGAAAGCCTCACGCATCAGCAACCGCATGGCATTCATCCGCAGAGCCGACATCGAGCGGATGCTGGAGGGCAATCCCTACCACCGCATCCTGCCCGGCAGCACTTCCACACCGAAAAAATCCGCTTCATCTTCCTTTCCGGGCAAAAAAGAAAAAAGGGAAAAGGGAGGCGATGAGATTTTGGACTTCTATTCCGGTGAAGAGGTGATGTCCCTTTATAAGGTCAAACAGTCATGGCTCTATACCACCGCCAAACGCAACCGCATTCCCATCTGCCGCATCGCTGGAAAGAACTATTACAGCAAGAAGCATGTTGACGAGTTCTTCTGTGCGGCTGTTGATATGGAAAGTATCACCGACTGGCTCCTGACCGGAGAGGCGGAAGAGCTGTTCGGCATGAAGCCTGCCGCACTCCGGGCATATGCCTACCGGCACAGGATACCGACCATAAGAGAATACGGCCGCACCTATTACTCCAAGTCCCATCTGGACGAACTCCGCAGAACCGATCTTGTGAACGACGAGCGTTATTACACCGTGGAACAGGTCCGGCAGATTTACGGGCTTTCCTCAGCCAACATCTGCCATATCGTCAAGGTTAAGCACATCGAAAAGATAAAGGTCGGCGTGAAGAACCTGCTTCTGCGCTCCGACGTGGAGCGTGTCATGGCTGAAAGGAACAAATAA
- a CDS encoding site-specific integrase codes for MSKCKTVTLRKRKIKNGTQYSLCLDYYPGYRDNTTMKVITREALGIYIFAKPANQQERDFNARMMKKAEILRNRRYEAIFNENNGFFDKAKMKGDFLAYFKELADRRNIKWQHVYKHFERFVGGKCTFEEVDVDLCRKFMEYLLNAPQTIHTNQKLHINSAAGYWSAFRAVLHTAYRDRKIKENPNGFLDRIESIPTMREHLSQEELIRLAETPCEEEVLKRAFLFACLTGLRKSDIRQLTWQQIQPYTNGKMFVTTRMQKTKQIVHNPISDEAYGLLGERHEGLIFEGFKDKMLQGPLKRWLSAAGITKKITFHCTRHSFGSLHVEMGTDMAVIQACLGHKNITTTQIYSKMAAQQMCDVVDKITLKRKEA; via the coding sequence ATGAGTAAATGCAAGACAGTAACCTTGCGCAAGCGCAAGATCAAGAACGGTACACAGTATTCGCTGTGTCTGGACTATTATCCCGGCTACCGTGACAACACCACCATGAAAGTGATAACACGTGAAGCTCTGGGTATTTACATTTTTGCCAAGCCTGCCAACCAGCAGGAGCGTGACTTCAACGCACGCATGATGAAGAAGGCGGAGATACTCCGCAACAGGCGTTACGAAGCCATCTTCAACGAGAACAACGGCTTCTTTGACAAGGCTAAGATGAAGGGGGATTTCCTCGCCTACTTCAAGGAACTGGCAGACAGGAGAAATATCAAGTGGCAGCACGTCTACAAGCACTTCGAGCGGTTCGTGGGCGGCAAATGTACCTTTGAAGAGGTGGATGTGGACCTGTGCCGCAAGTTCATGGAGTACCTGCTGAACGCTCCCCAGACCATACACACCAACCAAAAGCTGCATATCAATTCTGCGGCAGGCTACTGGTCGGCTTTCCGTGCCGTCCTGCACACGGCCTACCGTGACAGGAAGATAAAGGAGAATCCCAACGGCTTTCTGGACCGTATCGAGAGTATTCCCACCATGAGGGAGCATCTGAGCCAGGAGGAACTGATACGGCTTGCCGAAACGCCATGCGAGGAAGAGGTTCTGAAAAGGGCTTTCCTTTTCGCCTGCCTGACAGGATTGAGGAAGAGCGACATCAGGCAGCTTACCTGGCAGCAGATACAGCCGTACACCAACGGCAAGATGTTCGTTACCACCCGTATGCAGAAGACGAAGCAGATTGTTCACAATCCCATCAGCGATGAAGCCTACGGACTGCTCGGGGAGCGGCATGAAGGGCTTATCTTCGAGGGCTTCAAGGATAAGATGCTGCAGGGGCCCCTGAAGCGTTGGCTGTCAGCGGCAGGCATAACCAAGAAGATAACCTTCCATTGCACCCGGCATTCATTCGGAAGCCTGCACGTGGAAATGGGCACGGACATGGCTGTCATACAAGCCTGTCTGGGACACAAGAACATTACCACCACACAGATCTATTCCAAGATGGCTGCACAGCAGATGTGTGACGTGGTGGACAAGATAACCCTGAAACGCAAGGAGGCATAG
- a CDS encoding transposase yields the protein MEPTIKDKYIILGFIGVAICLISFFITLIVSASFNQDNFVRLIVFVCSNILGWLLYLSFQTVIFDSYEIWKLKSGKKKASAGIIKAQEEQPQDTHEPAAPTPMPTGGEATPDIKPVEIAIAPELHEKNRASYEDRQKQEEAERIRMVMEYIHFVMPRIADKETVNHICAEVNKWMCLHSYKPKPITGRLTREITNIPLRHFVWNISERFMYKKYYNGDNRANFIKTLFPREFADTDIATIKNFKVDPSKTLIPIDEPENGSLDFHYPEDYVREVNS from the coding sequence ATGGAACCAACGATAAAGGACAAATACATCATTCTGGGATTCATCGGCGTTGCCATCTGCCTGATTTCCTTTTTTATCACACTGATTGTCTCCGCAAGTTTCAATCAGGACAATTTTGTAAGGCTGATAGTCTTTGTATGCAGCAACATTCTCGGCTGGCTGCTCTATCTCTCTTTCCAGACGGTCATTTTCGACTCATACGAGATCTGGAAACTCAAGTCCGGCAAGAAAAAGGCATCTGCCGGAATCATAAAGGCTCAGGAAGAACAGCCACAGGATACGCATGAACCTGCTGCTCCGACACCGATGCCGACAGGCGGGGAAGCAACCCCGGATATAAAACCGGTAGAGATTGCCATTGCCCCGGAACTTCACGAAAAGAACCGTGCCAGCTATGAGGACAGACAGAAGCAGGAAGAAGCGGAACGGATCCGCATGGTCATGGAGTACATCCACTTCGTCATGCCCCGTATTGCCGACAAGGAGACCGTCAACCATATCTGTGCCGAGGTCAACAAGTGGATGTGCCTTCACAGCTACAAGCCCAAGCCGATAACAGGACGGCTGACCAGAGAGATTACCAACATTCCGCTCCGCCATTTCGTGTGGAACATCTCCGAGCGTTTCATGTACAAGAAATACTACAACGGGGACAACCGTGCCAATTTTATCAAGACCCTTTTTCCACGTGAATTTGCCGACACGGATATAGCGACCATAAAGAACTTCAAGGTCGATCCGTCAAAGACGCTGATTCCCATTGACGAACCCGAAAACGGCAGTCTGGACTTCCATTATCCCGAAGATTATGTACGGGAAGTGAACAGTTGA